A stretch of the Panthera uncia isolate 11264 chromosome D1, Puncia_PCG_1.0, whole genome shotgun sequence genome encodes the following:
- the LOC125914106 gene encoding olfactory receptor 56A4-like: MVLFLNNTGTQVTEFLMICFPGMQETQHWLSVVLAPLLVLALGVNFVLLLTIRQETSLHEPMYYLLAILSVLDIILCLTVIPKVLLIFWFNMKTISLAGCFLQMFIMNTFLPMESSTFLVMAYDRYVAICHPLHYPSIITEKFVIYAAIFIVFRNFLATLPTPVLAARLNYCASNVVENCICANISVAKLSCGDIHPNKLYQFVSVWCLLGSDLVLILLSYCFILRAVKRLQSGGAATKALSTCGSHLILILFFYTLLLVFIFTNKAEKKVPSEVPILLNVLHHLIPPSLNPIVYGVRTQEIKQGILKLFKYQF, from the exons ATGGTACTATTTCTCAACAACACAGGCACCCAGGTGACTGAATTCCTGATGATTTGCTTCCCAGGAATGCAGGAAACACAGCACTGGCTATCTGTAGTCCTTGCTCCCCTCCTGGTTTTGGCTTTGGGGGTCAACTTTGTGTTATTACTCACCATTCGGCAAGAGACATCTCTGCACGAACCCATGTACTACCTACTTGCCATCCTCTCCGTGCTGGATATCATCCTCTGCCTCACTGTCATCCCCAAG GTCCTGCTCATCTTCTGGTTCAACATGAAGACCATCAGCCTTGCAGGCTGCTTTCTGCAGATGTTCATCATGAATACATTCCTTCCTATGGAGTCTTCCACCTTCCTGgtcatggcctatgaccgctatgtggccattTGCCATCCTCTGCACTACCCGTCCATCATCACTGAAAAATTTGTCATTTATGCAGCCATCTTCATTGTCTTCCGCAATTTTCTGGCCACACTACCCACACCAGTTCTGGCTGCCAGGCTCAACTACTGTGCCAGCAATGTGGTGGAGAACTGTATCTGTGCCAACATTTCTGTAGCAAAGCTCTCCTGTGGGGATATTCACCCAAATAAGCTCTACCAATTTGTGAGTGTTTGGTGTCTACTGGGTTCTGACCTAGTGCTCATCTTACTATCCTACTGCTTCATCCTGAGGGCTGTTAAACGTCTGCAGTCAGGAGGTGCAGCAACCAAAGCCTTGAGTACTTGTGGTTCCCATCTCATTCTTATACTTTTCTTCTATACATTGCTGCTTGTCTTCATCTTCACAAACAAGGCAGAAAAGAAGGTGCCCTCAGAGGTACCCATTCTTCTCAATGTCTTGCACCACCTCATTCCACCATCCCTGAACCCCATTGTTTATGGAGTACGAACCCAGGAAATCAAGCAAGggattctcaaactattcaagtACCAGTTTTGA